Proteins encoded by one window of Bacteroidota bacterium:
- a CDS encoding STAS domain-containing protein: protein METKSKESINECGRNSLMMKEAQPNKIRFSELFQLRDRAAMNELPGVYIHGIHYYDFKNVHFINNTGIASLIDLLKCLLEKGIEIEFVNVSDSIKSKIKSMGLENILHCR from the coding sequence ATGGAAACTAAATCAAAGGAAAGCATCAATGAGTGCGGAAGAAACTCGTTGATGATGAAGGAAGCGCAGCCGAATAAAATCAGATTCAGTGAATTGTTTCAATTGAGGGATAGAGCTGCAATGAATGAACTGCCGGGAGTTTATATTCATGGTATTCATTATTATGATTTTAAGAATGTTCATTTCATAAATAATACCGGCATAGCCAGTTTGATAGATCTTTTAAAATGTTTGCTGGAAAAAGGGATAGAGATTGAATTTGTGAATGTAAGTGATAGTATAAAGAGTAAAATTAAATCAATGGGTTTAGAGAACATTCTCCACTG